A window of the Thalassoglobus sp. JC818 genome harbors these coding sequences:
- a CDS encoding YbdK family carboxylate-amine ligase — protein MSKIPFSESPGPSLGVEIEMALVDRETGSLRSGCPAILQALSSADCEAVKPELMECYIEVNTDVCTTVNEAGKQLRKQLKAVQSVAEENGIDLLFSATHPFSSWHDQQVSDNERYNRIVNLLQDTARQLVTFGLHVHVGVDSGDKAVMICDRILRHLPILLAASCNSPYWEGRQTGLCSWRTKVMEGLPTAGLPPFMRNWSEYAWLVNHLIHTGFIESIREIWWDVRPHHNFGTVEVRICDMPGRLDDALGLVAYIHCLIKSLSDEIDEGLYQHDCHPMLVRQNKWRAARYGLDAELVDSQSHQLVPTREIIKSTIEKFREISQELGCEAELLEFGEFIQQPTWAQRQMDQLERFGCQKQLVSWMVEQSRVG, from the coding sequence ATGTCAAAAATTCCATTCTCCGAAAGCCCTGGGCCGTCGCTCGGAGTCGAAATCGAAATGGCTTTGGTGGATCGCGAGACGGGAAGTCTGCGGTCAGGGTGTCCGGCAATCCTCCAGGCGCTTTCGAGTGCTGACTGCGAAGCGGTCAAGCCGGAGTTGATGGAATGCTACATCGAAGTCAACACAGACGTTTGCACAACCGTCAATGAGGCAGGGAAACAGCTACGAAAACAATTGAAAGCGGTTCAGTCCGTCGCTGAGGAAAACGGGATCGACCTGCTTTTTTCCGCGACTCATCCGTTTTCTTCATGGCACGACCAGCAGGTCAGCGACAACGAACGATACAACCGGATCGTCAATCTCCTTCAGGATACAGCCCGTCAACTGGTGACTTTCGGTCTGCATGTGCATGTCGGTGTTGATTCAGGTGATAAGGCGGTGATGATTTGTGATCGCATCTTGCGGCACCTGCCGATTCTGCTCGCAGCAAGTTGCAATAGCCCGTATTGGGAAGGCCGACAAACGGGATTGTGTTCGTGGCGAACGAAAGTGATGGAAGGGCTTCCGACTGCCGGGCTGCCTCCGTTTATGCGAAACTGGAGCGAATACGCCTGGCTCGTGAACCATCTCATTCACACCGGGTTTATCGAATCGATCCGAGAAATCTGGTGGGACGTGCGACCGCATCACAACTTCGGCACGGTTGAAGTGCGGATCTGTGATATGCCCGGTCGCTTGGACGATGCTTTGGGGCTGGTGGCTTACATCCATTGCCTGATCAAGTCGCTCTCAGATGAAATCGACGAAGGACTTTACCAGCATGATTGCCATCCGATGCTGGTCAGGCAGAATAAATGGCGAGCAGCTAGATACGGATTGGACGCCGAGCTGGTCGATAGTCAAAGTCACCAACTTGTTCCGACGCGGGAGATCATCAAGTCGACCATCGAAAAGTTCCGGGAGATCTCTCAAGAACTCGGTTGCGAAGCTGAACTGCTGGAGTTTGGTGAATTTATTCAACAGCCGACCTGGGCCCAGCGGCAAATGGATCAATTGGAAAGATTCGGCTGTCAGAAGCAACTTGTCAGCTGGATGGTGGAGCAATCGCGAGTCGGTTGA